One Triticum dicoccoides isolate Atlit2015 ecotype Zavitan chromosome 4B, WEW_v2.0, whole genome shotgun sequence genomic window carries:
- the LOC119292824 gene encoding uncharacterized protein LOC119292824, producing the protein MAIRFQLAMLMLGWMKFCQDLTHKSLTFLKSSPLASLARGAVALAPLLLSGPSRRRSSSAEGRRGCAATGGGAWPGRPHPWLPHPLRVTSTSSSSTSSTTARPQGPPWPPPLPPRRPLSPIHRSLSRGLLSPRALPALSARDAVVRDGDEDSLYYASLRHCADDPYHPASNPAGVIQLGLVENTQVLSPFILPRTPRCGHGSAVAFFREQLQCSLSASDSQARMTTTRRRTRTRARFRPRRTAQGPCFLPDGNGSLPCRKLKVLPFMDMEQKLPRYCDNKWRLNREAKARCSLNKLATGV; encoded by the exons ATGGCAATTCGATTCCAGTTGGCTATGCTCATGTTGGGGTGGATGAAGTTCTGTCAGGATCTGACTCacaagagcttgacattcctgaag TCTTCTCCTCTCGCGTCTCTCGCTCGCGGAGCCGTCGCTCTCGCTCCTCTCCTTCTCTCCGGTCCGAGCCGCCGCCGCTCATCGTCAGCGGAGGGCAGACGGGGATGCGCCGCCACAGGAGGTGGTGCATGGCCGGGGCGGCCTCATCCTTGGCTCCCTCACCCCCTGCGCGTCACTTCTACTTCCTCCAGCTCTACATCAAGCACAACCGCCCGGCCCCAgggtcccccttggccgccgccgctTCCTCCGCGGCGCCCTCTCTCGCCGATCCACCGCTCCCTCTCGCGGGGCCTCCTCTCCCCGCGCGCGCTCCCGGCCCTCTCCGCCCGCGACGCCGTCGTCCGCGACGGCGACGAGGACTCCCTCTACTACGCCAGCCTCCGCCACTGCGCCGACGACCCCTACCACCCTGCCTCCAACCCCGCCGGCGTCATCCAGCTAGGCCTCGTCGAGAACACGCAAGTGCTTTCCCCCTTCATTCTTCCGCGAACTCCTAGATGCGGTCACGGATCCGCGGTCGCCTTCTTCCGCGAACAGTTGCAGTGCTCGCTCTCGGCGTCAGACTCCCAAG CGAGGATGACCACGACGCGGAGGAGGACGAGGACCCGAGCTCGATTCCGACCACGACGCACCGCACAAGGTCCCTGCTTCCTTCCTGACGGCAATGGATCCCTTCCTTGCAG GAAGCTGAAGGTGTTACCATTCATGGACATGGAACAGAAGCTGCCCAGATATTGTGACAACAAATGGAGGTTAAATCGGGAAGCGAAAGCCAG GTGCAGTTTGAATAAGCTTGCGACTGGAGTGTAA